DNA from Pseudomonas putida:
CCCCACACCCATCGTGCAGTTACGTCGCGCCTTCTCGAAGCTCTCGGTCGCTTCTTTCGATTTGAGGGTGATATAGAGGCAATCGTCGAAGCTTGCAATCAGATGCGTGGCTACTTCTATAGTGCGGGATCACCTCGTGAACTGCTCTATGCGGACATCGTCATAGCAGTCTGCACGCTAAAGTTGCGCAACGCGGCACGGACGAAATTACCCCTCGCTTCCGGCCTTGAGTCAGAACTATGGCGCCCGGCGCTCAGCAAGCCCCATTTCCCGATTGAGCTTTGGCCCGCACAGCAAAGGATTGCTGATGCTGGTGTATTGTCTGGGCGGTCAGTCGTCATCCAGATGCCGACCAGCGCGGGCAAGACGCGTGCTACGGAACTGATCATTCGGTCAGCCTTTCTGTCGAGGCGCGCCAATCTCGCGATCATAGTCGCGCCGTATCGGTCGCTGTGCCACGATATTCGGAGCGATCTCGTAGCTGCCTTTTCTGGTGAGAATATCCGGCTCGACGAGGCCTCGGACTCCTATCAGTTTGATCTAGCGCTCGAAGCTCTGATTGCTGATGATTCTGTTCTAATCGTTACGCCGGAGAAGCTGCTGTACATGCTACGACGCGCGCCCGATCTCGCGGAAAGGATCGGTCTTGTCATTTATGACGAAGGCCACCAGTTCGATGGCATCACCCGTGGACCTACTTACGAACTGCTGCTGACGTCCCTGCGTATGGCATTGCCGGTTGCGGCGCAGATTGTTCTTATCTCGGCGGTGATCGGGAATGCTGCTGACGTGGCCGCTTGGCTTATTGGGGATGCACAGGCAGTTATTGGGGGTGATGGTCTCCTGCCAACTACCAAGAGCATCGCGTTCGCGAGCTGGCAAGATCAACGCGGTCGCTTAGAGTATGTGAAACCGCAGGATCCCGCAGAACGTGAGTTCTTTGTGCCGCGCGTAATCGCCGACACCGTTTTACCCTTGCGCGGACGTGAAAGGGCCGTGCGGCGGTTCCCTGAAAAAAATGGCGGTGACGTCGGGCTCTTCCTCGGTTTGCACGTCGTTCGCAATGGCAGCGTCGCTATCTTCTGCGGCCGCAAGGATAGCGTGACAAAGATCTGCTTGCGGGCGGTTGAGATTCTTGAGCGTGGATTGGATGTTGAATGGCCGATTGCATCCTCGGACGCAATGGAAGTCCACAAAATCCGTGCACTTTGTGAGCTTGAACTGGGGGCGGGAGCTTCGGCCACCCAAGCTGCGGCACTTGGGATCTTCGCGCATCACGCCGATACTCCGCATGGCATCCGCTTAGCGATCGAACATGCCATGAAAGAGGGGCTTGCGAGATTTGTCGTTTGCACCTCAACGCTGGCGCAAGGAGTGAATTTTCCACTCAAGTATCTAATCGTAACCTCAACTCAACAGGGCGGGGAGCCAATCCTTGTTCGTGACTTTCACAACCTGATGGGGAGAGCGGGCCGGGCGGGTATGCACACCGAAGGTAGTGTAATTTTCTCGACACCGACAATTTACGACCAGCGAAAGCAGTTTAGAGGGCGTTGGACCTGGGATCGCGCAGTTGAGCTGCTGGACGCCAAAAACTCCGAGCCGACGCGGAGTTCTATCCTAGCGTTGTTTGATCCGTATGAGCAGCGCACTCCACCCATTGTTCAGGAGATTCCGCTTGCTTGGCTGGATCTCGCTTTCGCTGACGCCACCAAATTCGACGAGGTTGTTGCATCTGCACGTGCTGTGCAACCCGCTATCAACGAACGCGAATTCCGACGTTTCATAGAGGGACGGGCACGTGCGGTGCAGCATATTGCTTCGTTTCTAATCGCGAACATGAGCTTTACCGACGGCGAAGATGCGGTTATGCGTATAGGTGAACTCATGGCCAACACTCTCGCTTATCATCTCGCAGATGAAGAGATACGGCCTCGCTTGATTGC
Protein-coding regions in this window:
- a CDS encoding DEAD/DEAH box helicase: MLYTKGQQMKPEASALNILSTTRARAKLHEFRVAPEDFNALPRDPAILFALAIGILGDVAATIADGIGAEVGAELGELQVPVGWNEGDADPQAALGFSSVFFDAFLNAQLDTELTSEFSLLCAAAYYVAGNVGSATVIVRRMEPPDTEIAGGLGYLAYSILRNDFVAIEVPHTHRAVTSRLLEALGRFFRFEGDIEAIVEACNQMRGYFYSAGSPRELLYADIVIAVCTLKLRNAARTKLPLASGLESELWRPALSKPHFPIELWPAQQRIADAGVLSGRSVVIQMPTSAGKTRATELIIRSAFLSRRANLAIIVAPYRSLCHDIRSDLVAAFSGENIRLDEASDSYQFDLALEALIADDSVLIVTPEKLLYMLRRAPDLAERIGLVIYDEGHQFDGITRGPTYELLLTSLRMALPVAAQIVLISAVIGNAADVAAWLIGDAQAVIGGDGLLPTTKSIAFASWQDQRGRLEYVKPQDPAEREFFVPRVIADTVLPLRGRERAVRRFPEKNGGDVGLFLGLHVVRNGSVAIFCGRKDSVTKICLRAVEILERGLDVEWPIASSDAMEVHKIRALCELELGAGASATQAAALGIFAHHADTPHGIRLAIEHAMKEGLARFVVCTSTLAQGVNFPLKYLIVTSTQQGGEPILVRDFHNLMGRAGRAGMHTEGSVIFSTPTIYDQRKQFRGRWTWDRAVELLDAKNSEPTRSSILALFDPYEQRTPPIVQEIPLAWLDLAFADATKFDEVVASARAVQPAINEREFRRFIEGRARAVQHIASFLIANMSFTDGEDAVMRIGELMANTLAYHLADEEIRPRLIALFRSIGQSIAVNTDDGMRALIRRSPLPPAAVVELQAWVDANIEVLRDAATEDRLFDEVAPIALRFATSRAICTISVQDVIPRTLREWVSGRSYATIFETLHKAGARAGRDRVTVEDAVALCESGFGYDVAMVVASLADLTEGLDEGLHSAATLLQKQIKYGLSERSAIAFHEAGFADRYVASGLGLRWGQAIDRAGVRAACQQEELMRGALAHLPSYFIAVAAEHGGWV